From the Leptolyngbya sp. O-77 genome, one window contains:
- a CDS encoding phosphoketolase, which yields MVASSERPTTETSISSFGLARSTVQGTPLSPDELWKMHAFWRAANYLALGMIYLRDNPLLREPLKDEHIKQRLLGHWGSSPGIAFLYTHLNRIIKKFDQDMLFMVGPGHGAPGFLGPCYLEGTYSHYFSHCTEDVEGMKRFFKQFSFPGGVGSHCTPETPGSIHEGGELGYSISHAFGAAFDNPDLIVVTMPGDGEAETGPLATSWHSNKFLNPIRDGAVLPVLHLNGYKINNPTILARISHEELEALFRGYGWTPYFVEGSEPESMHQALAATLDHCVSEIKRIQHESRSSGVATRPRWPMIVLRTPKGWTCPGEIDGHKVEGFWRSHQVPMSSMHGNEEHKRILEEWMRSYKPEELFDENGKVFPYIREVAPEGNKRLGSTPYANGGLLRRELNMPDFRQYGIPVDRPGVVEAENTRPLGVFLRDVMKNNMNNFRVFGPDENTSNKLNAVYDVSKKFWIAEFLPEDLDGGELSPDGRVMEILSEHTLEGWLEGYLLTGRHGFFSTYESFAHVIDSMVGQHAKWLEICNHINWRKEVSSLNLLITSTVWRQDHNGFTHQDPGFLDVILNKSPEVVRIYLPPDVNSLLSVANHCLKSENYVNVIVSDKQMHLQYHDMDAAVRNCTKGIDIWEWASTDAGEEPDVVLATAGDIPTKESLAASVMLREAFPDLKIRFVNVIDLFKLTPATEHPHGLSDSDFDSLFTTDKPIIFNFHGYPWLIHRLTYRRTNHENLHVRGYKEKGNINTPLELAICNQIDRFSIAIDVIDRVPKLKNAGAHAKEQLKDEQIACRNYAFEYGIDRPDIVNWKWPY from the coding sequence ATGGTAGCTTCCTCCGAAAGACCCACCACCGAAACCTCAATCAGCAGCTTTGGACTCGCCCGCTCCACGGTGCAGGGCACCCCCCTCAGCCCTGATGAGCTGTGGAAAATGCACGCTTTTTGGCGTGCTGCAAACTATCTGGCGCTAGGCATGATCTATCTGCGCGACAACCCACTACTGCGAGAACCACTCAAGGACGAGCATATTAAGCAGCGCCTGTTGGGGCACTGGGGATCTAGCCCCGGCATCGCGTTTCTCTACACCCACCTCAACCGCATTATCAAAAAATTTGACCAAGACATGCTGTTCATGGTCGGGCCGGGTCACGGCGCACCCGGCTTCCTCGGCCCCTGCTATTTAGAAGGAACCTATTCCCACTACTTCAGCCATTGCACCGAAGATGTTGAAGGAATGAAGCGCTTCTTCAAGCAGTTTTCGTTCCCCGGCGGCGTTGGCAGCCACTGCACTCCCGAAACACCTGGCTCCATTCATGAAGGCGGCGAGCTGGGCTACAGCATTTCTCACGCTTTTGGCGCGGCTTTTGATAATCCAGACCTGATTGTGGTGACAATGCCTGGAGATGGTGAAGCTGAAACCGGCCCCCTGGCAACCTCCTGGCATTCCAACAAATTCCTCAATCCGATCCGCGATGGCGCAGTGCTGCCCGTGCTGCACCTAAACGGCTACAAGATTAACAACCCGACCATCCTGGCGCGGATTAGCCACGAGGAGCTGGAGGCGCTGTTCCGGGGTTATGGCTGGACACCCTACTTTGTCGAAGGCTCTGAGCCAGAATCCATGCACCAGGCGCTAGCGGCTACGCTAGATCATTGCGTGTCTGAAATCAAGCGGATTCAGCACGAGTCCCGCAGTAGTGGCGTTGCAACTCGCCCCCGCTGGCCGATGATTGTGCTGCGAACCCCCAAGGGCTGGACTTGCCCTGGTGAGATCGATGGGCACAAGGTCGAAGGATTCTGGCGATCGCACCAGGTGCCGATGAGTTCTATGCATGGCAACGAAGAACACAAGCGCATCCTCGAGGAATGGATGCGGAGCTACAAGCCGGAAGAACTTTTTGATGAAAACGGCAAGGTCTTCCCCTACATCCGTGAGGTCGCGCCTGAAGGCAACAAGCGCCTTGGCTCGACTCCCTACGCCAACGGCGGCTTACTGCGGCGCGAGCTAAATATGCCCGACTTTCGCCAGTACGGCATTCCGGTCGATCGCCCTGGCGTGGTCGAAGCCGAAAACACCCGCCCGCTGGGCGTGTTCCTGCGAGACGTGATGAAGAACAACATGAATAACTTCCGCGTCTTTGGCCCTGACGAAAACACCTCCAACAAGCTGAACGCGGTCTACGATGTCAGCAAAAAGTTCTGGATTGCAGAATTCCTGCCTGAGGATCTAGATGGCGGTGAGCTATCTCCTGACGGTCGGGTCATGGAAATCCTCAGCGAACATACTCTAGAGGGCTGGCTGGAAGGCTACTTGCTCACGGGTCGTCATGGCTTCTTCTCGACCTACGAATCTTTTGCCCACGTCATCGACTCGATGGTCGGCCAACACGCCAAGTGGCTGGAAATTTGCAACCATATCAACTGGCGTAAAGAGGTGTCGTCGCTGAATCTGCTGATTACTTCGACAGTGTGGCGGCAAGATCACAACGGCTTTACTCACCAAGATCCGGGCTTCCTGGATGTGATTCTGAATAAGAGTCCTGAAGTTGTTCGCATCTACCTACCGCCGGATGTCAACTCGCTGCTATCGGTGGCAAATCATTGCCTCAAGAGTGAGAACTATGTGAACGTCATTGTGTCAGACAAGCAGATGCATTTGCAGTATCACGACATGGATGCCGCTGTTCGCAACTGCACAAAGGGCATCGACATTTGGGAATGGGCTAGCACTGATGCAGGCGAGGAGCCAGACGTGGTGCTGGCGACCGCAGGCGACATTCCTACCAAGGAGTCTTTGGCTGCTTCGGTGATGCTGCGGGAAGCTTTCCCCGACCTGAAGATCCGCTTTGTCAATGTGATCGACTTGTTCAAGCTGACGCCCGCCACGGAGCATCCCCACGGCCTGAGCGATAGCGACTTTGATAGCTTGTTCACAACAGATAAGCCGATTATCTTTAACTTCCACGGCTACCCCTGGCTGATTCACCGCCTCACCTATCGCCGCACCAACCACGAAAACCTGCATGTGCGCGGCTATAAGGAGAAGGGCAACATTAACACGCCGCTGGAACTGGCAATTTGCAACCAGATTGACCGCTTTAGCATTGCCATTGATGTGATTGACCGGGTGCCCAAGCTGAAAAATGCAGGTGCCCACGCCAAAGAGCAGCTCAAGGACGAGCAGATTGCCTGCCGCAACTATGCATTTGAGTACGGGATTGATCGTCCCGATATTGTGAACTGGAAGTGGCCTTACTAA
- a CDS encoding sigma-70 family RNA polymerase sigma factor: MSASWSAIGAPAPQAKVPAESLSNYDLILQCQAGLRPSKTAFAELIRRYQSHVDKVLYHLAPDWSDRADLAQEVWIRVYRNVKRLQEPEKFRGWLSRIATNLFYDELRKRKRVDSPLSLDAPRTLDDGEMDWELASDGPGPSEDLVTREFYDQLRAAIADLPEVFRTTIVLREIEGMAYEEIAEITGVSLGTVKSRIARARQRLQSQLQTYLDG, encoded by the coding sequence ATGTCTGCGTCCTGGTCTGCCATTGGGGCCCCTGCGCCCCAGGCCAAGGTTCCGGCAGAGTCTCTGTCGAACTACGATTTGATCCTGCAATGCCAGGCGGGGCTGCGGCCTAGCAAAACGGCTTTTGCGGAACTGATTCGACGCTACCAGTCTCATGTAGACAAAGTGCTATACCACCTTGCGCCCGACTGGTCAGACCGGGCGGACCTGGCACAGGAGGTTTGGATTCGGGTTTATCGCAACGTCAAGCGGTTGCAAGAGCCAGAAAAGTTTCGTGGCTGGCTCAGCCGAATCGCGACCAACCTGTTTTATGACGAGCTGCGGAAGCGCAAGCGGGTCGATAGCCCTCTCTCGCTCGACGCGCCGCGCACGCTAGACGATGGCGAGATGGATTGGGAGCTTGCGTCGGATGGGCCCGGCCCGTCTGAAGATTTGGTCACACGCGAGTTCTATGACCAGCTACGGGCGGCGATCGCCGATTTGCCCGAAGTCTTTCGCACGACGATCGTCCTGCGGGAGATCGAAGGCATGGCTTATGAAGAAATCGCTGAAATTACGGGTGTGTCTCTGGGCACGGTGAAGTCTAGAATTGCCAGAGCGCGTCAGCGGCTTCAATCTCAGCTCCAGACCTATCTGGATGGCTAA
- a CDS encoding anti-sigma factor family protein, with translation MMPDINDGKTPWQRASRPASGGGLPQEWAHRSPVEPIDHLKRDRFELLSAYLDGEVSASDRRQIEAWLASDPSAQQLYARLLKLRQGLHGLRTLPVPTQRPVEQTVSQVMHRLEQKPKRRMAWGGMAAAAALFAGAVTTVVAPSYLSPHVNVISQSDSQLMIALDRPVIDIPDIANPSAVSPRTTAVPVPDVVPVAPSNGGQPITP, from the coding sequence ATGATGCCTGATATAAACGACGGTAAAACTCCCTGGCAGCGTGCCTCTCGCCCTGCGTCTGGGGGCGGTCTGCCCCAAGAATGGGCACACCGTTCACCTGTAGAACCGATAGATCACTTAAAGCGCGATCGCTTTGAGTTATTGAGCGCCTATCTAGATGGCGAAGTCTCCGCGAGCGATCGCCGCCAGATTGAGGCGTGGCTCGCCAGCGATCCCTCAGCACAACAGCTTTACGCTCGTTTGCTCAAACTCCGCCAGGGGTTGCACGGGCTACGCACCCTTCCCGTTCCCACTCAGCGCCCTGTCGAGCAGACAGTCAGCCAGGTGATGCATCGGCTAGAGCAGAAGCCCAAGCGCAGAATGGCTTGGGGCGGCATGGCAGCAGCGGCGGCGCTGTTTGCGGGCGCAGTGACGACGGTGGTGGCTCCAAGCTATCTTTCCCCGCATGTCAACGTGATTTCCCAGTCCGATTCTCAACTGATGATCGCGCTGGATCGTCCAGTCATTGACATTCCTGACATTGCCAATCCCAGTGCTGTGTCTCCGAGGACGACGGCTGTTCCCGTTCCCGACGTGGTTCCTGTTGCACCGTCTAACGGCGGGCAGCCTATCACTCCCTAA
- a CDS encoding glycogen/starch/alpha-glucan phosphorylase: MQTLPTPPSGSVQIEDDRTGLSIETLKRAFLDNLFYIQGKFPALATKNDYYMALAYTVRDRLLRRWLNTAETYTNTQARTVCYLSAEFLMGPHLGNNLINLGIYDQINQAMTELGLNLNELLQQEEEPGLGNGGLGRLAACYLDSLATLEIPALGYGIRYEFGIFDQEIRDGWQVEITDKWLRYGNPWEIARPDWAVEVKYGGHTESFIDEHGNYRVRWVPFKVVKGLPYDTPILGYKVNTANTLRLWSAEATESFDFGAFNSGDYFGAVHQKSNSENISKVLYPNDEQYQGKVLRLEQQMFFVSCSLQDMIRILQVQKMPLEQFSEKFSVQLNDTHPAIAVAELMRLLMDEHGMQWDTAWSITTRTFGYTNHTLLPEALERWPLKLFSELLPRHIEIIYEINRRFLDDVRIKFPNDPSRLSRLSLIDESGEKYVRMANLACVGSSAINGVAALHSELVKQTVLKDFYDMYPEKFTNVTNGVTPRRFVVLSNPRLTNLITSKIGDNWIKHLDELRHIEQFADDPGFRYEFRQIKQAIKQDLANHIKSETDVEVDPSSLFDIQVKRIHEYKRQHLNALHIIHLYNRIKANPSAEITPRTFLFGGKAAPGYYMAKLIIKLINSIGEVVNRDPDVAGRLKVIFLKDYNVKFAQRVYPAADLSEQISTAGKEASGTGNMKFSMNGALTIGTLDGANVEIREEVGAENFFLFGLTTEEVAAKKAAGYRPMDYYESNDDLRQVIDRIASGFFSHGDTGLFRPLVDNLLHKDDYLLLADYQSYIDCQEQVSQAYRNWDHWTRMSILNTARMGKFSSDRSIRDYCQNIWKVQPVPIKLKDYTQS; the protein is encoded by the coding sequence ATGCAGACGTTACCCACCCCCCCTTCCGGCTCGGTGCAAATTGAAGACGATCGTACTGGGCTATCGATTGAAACCCTAAAACGAGCGTTTCTAGACAACTTGTTCTATATCCAGGGCAAATTTCCAGCCCTCGCCACCAAAAACGACTACTACATGGCGCTAGCTTACACCGTGCGCGATCGCCTCCTGCGCCGCTGGCTCAACACCGCCGAAACCTACACCAACACCCAAGCCCGCACCGTCTGCTACCTCTCCGCCGAATTCCTCATGGGCCCGCACCTGGGCAACAATCTGATTAACCTCGGCATCTACGACCAGATCAATCAAGCCATGACCGAACTGGGGCTAAACCTCAACGAACTACTCCAGCAGGAAGAAGAACCCGGTCTGGGCAACGGCGGTCTAGGTCGCCTCGCCGCCTGCTATCTCGACTCTCTAGCCACGCTAGAAATTCCTGCTCTGGGCTACGGCATCCGCTACGAATTTGGCATCTTTGACCAGGAAATCCGCGACGGCTGGCAGGTCGAGATCACCGACAAATGGCTGCGCTACGGCAACCCCTGGGAAATTGCTCGTCCCGATTGGGCCGTTGAGGTGAAATATGGCGGCCACACAGAATCATTTATCGATGAGCATGGTAACTACCGCGTCCGCTGGGTGCCCTTCAAAGTCGTCAAAGGGCTTCCCTACGACACCCCGATCCTGGGCTACAAAGTCAACACCGCAAACACCCTCCGCCTCTGGTCTGCCGAAGCCACCGAATCTTTTGACTTTGGCGCGTTCAACTCTGGCGACTATTTCGGCGCAGTTCATCAAAAGAGCAACTCCGAAAATATCTCCAAAGTCCTCTATCCCAACGATGAACAATACCAGGGCAAGGTGTTGCGGCTAGAGCAGCAGATGTTCTTTGTCTCCTGCTCTCTGCAAGACATGATTCGCATCCTCCAGGTGCAGAAGATGCCGCTGGAGCAGTTTTCTGAAAAATTCTCGGTGCAGTTAAATGACACCCATCCGGCGATCGCCGTCGCAGAACTCATGCGTCTGCTCATGGACGAACACGGAATGCAATGGGACACAGCCTGGAGCATCACCACCCGCACCTTCGGTTACACCAACCACACCCTCCTCCCAGAAGCCCTAGAGCGCTGGCCCCTAAAGCTCTTCTCAGAACTGCTCCCCCGCCACATCGAAATCATCTACGAAATCAACCGTCGCTTCCTCGACGATGTACGCATCAAATTTCCCAACGATCCCAGCCGCCTCAGCCGTCTCTCGCTCATCGACGAAAGCGGCGAAAAGTATGTCCGCATGGCCAACCTCGCCTGTGTCGGCAGTAGCGCCATCAACGGGGTTGCCGCACTCCACAGCGAACTGGTCAAACAGACCGTGCTAAAAGACTTCTACGACATGTATCCGGAGAAATTCACCAACGTCACCAACGGGGTCACTCCGCGTCGTTTCGTCGTACTGAGCAATCCCCGCCTCACAAACCTCATCACCAGCAAAATCGGAGACAACTGGATTAAGCATCTCGATGAACTGCGCCACATTGAGCAGTTCGCAGACGATCCCGGATTCCGCTACGAATTCCGACAAATCAAGCAAGCCATCAAACAAGACCTGGCAAACCACATCAAGTCGGAAACAGATGTCGAAGTCGATCCTTCATCTTTGTTCGATATCCAAGTAAAACGGATTCACGAATACAAGCGGCAGCACCTCAACGCACTCCACATCATCCACCTCTACAACCGCATTAAGGCAAATCCCAGCGCTGAAATCACGCCCCGTACCTTCTTATTCGGCGGCAAGGCAGCTCCGGGTTACTACATGGCCAAGCTCATCATCAAACTCATCAACTCCATCGGAGAAGTGGTTAATCGCGATCCCGATGTCGCCGGACGGCTTAAGGTCATTTTCCTCAAAGACTACAACGTAAAATTCGCCCAGCGAGTCTATCCAGCCGCCGACCTCTCAGAGCAGATCTCCACCGCAGGCAAAGAAGCCTCAGGCACAGGCAACATGAAGTTCTCAATGAATGGAGCGCTCACAATTGGCACGTTAGACGGCGCTAACGTCGAAATCCGTGAAGAAGTCGGAGCCGAAAACTTCTTCCTATTTGGTTTAACCACGGAAGAAGTCGCCGCCAAAAAAGCAGCCGGCTATAGACCAATGGATTACTACGAAAGCAATGACGACTTGCGCCAAGTCATCGACCGCATCGCCTCTGGCTTCTTCTCACACGGAGACACAGGTCTTTTCCGCCCACTCGTAGACAACTTGCTCCACAAAGACGATTACCTACTCCTAGCAGACTATCAGTCCTATATCGATTGCCAAGAGCAAGTCAGTCAAGCCTACCGAAATTGGGATCACTGGACTCGCATGTCCATCCTCAACACGGCCCGCATGGGCAAATTCTCGTCCGATCGCTCAATCCGCGACTACTGCCAAAACATCTGGAAAGTGCAGCCGGTTCCTATCAAGCTAAAAGACTACACTCAAAGCTAA
- a CDS encoding rhodanese-like domain-containing protein → MSQLPHIHPTELAERLAQGEALQLVDVREPEELAIAQLDGFINLPLSQYGEWSTDIHSRLDPEAETIVMCHHGMRSAQMCGWLLSQGFQNVKNLTGGIEAYAIAVDPSLPRY, encoded by the coding sequence ATGTCTCAACTGCCTCATATTCATCCAACGGAGCTGGCCGAGCGGCTGGCACAAGGCGAGGCACTGCAACTGGTAGATGTGCGCGAACCAGAGGAACTGGCGATCGCCCAACTCGACGGCTTTATCAACCTGCCGCTGAGCCAATATGGCGAATGGTCAACCGATATCCACAGCCGCCTAGATCCGGAGGCAGAAACCATCGTCATGTGTCACCACGGGATGCGATCGGCGCAGATGTGCGGCTGGCTGCTGTCGCAAGGTTTCCAAAATGTCAAAAACCTGACGGGCGGCATTGAAGCCTATGCGATCGCCGTCGATCCCAGCCTTCCTCGCTACTGA
- a CDS encoding STAS domain-containing protein: MIKVIELSGILDGTQVDAFHQQISEALAAGASVILVDLEKVTFMDSSGLGALASAHKKVRTAGKRLSFCSIGEQVKILFELTSMDQVFEVFADRAAFDQTVLSGAVS; encoded by the coding sequence ATGATTAAAGTTATTGAGCTTTCTGGCATTCTAGATGGCACCCAGGTAGATGCCTTCCATCAGCAAATTAGCGAGGCTTTAGCGGCTGGGGCTTCTGTTATTTTGGTGGACTTAGAGAAAGTAACGTTTATGGACAGTTCTGGGCTGGGCGCTTTGGCAAGTGCCCATAAAAAGGTAAGAACCGCTGGCAAGCGGCTGTCTTTCTGCTCGATTGGCGAACAAGTCAAAATTCTATTCGAGCTGACCAGTATGGATCAGGTGTTTGAAGTATTTGCTGATCGGGCTGCGTTTGATCAGACGGTGCTATCGGGTGCCGTGTCCTGA
- a CDS encoding GNAT family N-acetyltransferase, translating to MIPQTPTDSPLDGLCIRPATEADVPGILAIYNDAILHTTAVYDYEPHTLDMRQAWFVARQAEGYPILVAAADSAESDEAEPPEILGYAALGPFRAWAAYRHTAESSVYVAAHARGRGIGQRLLAPLIEAAKARSLHTLIAGIDADNAASLRLHQRFGYAEVGHLRQVGYKFDRWLDLKFLQLLL from the coding sequence ATGATCCCACAAACGCCGACCGACTCGCCGCTGGACGGGCTGTGCATTCGCCCTGCTACCGAAGCCGACGTGCCCGGAATTCTCGCTATTTATAACGACGCGATTTTGCACACAACTGCGGTCTACGACTACGAGCCGCACACGCTGGACATGCGCCAAGCCTGGTTTGTCGCTCGACAGGCAGAGGGCTATCCCATCCTGGTCGCCGCTGCCGACTCAGCCGAATCGGACGAAGCCGAACCTCCCGAAATTTTGGGCTATGCTGCGCTCGGCCCCTTCCGCGCCTGGGCCGCCTACCGCCACACCGCCGAAAGCTCGGTCTATGTGGCGGCTCACGCTCGCGGGCGCGGCATTGGTCAACGCCTCCTTGCACCCCTCATCGAAGCGGCCAAAGCTCGCAGCCTACACACCCTGATTGCGGGAATTGATGCCGACAACGCCGCCAGCCTGCGGCTGCACCAGCGCTTTGGCTATGCAGAAGTCGGGCATCTGCGACAGGTGGGCTACAAGTTTGACCGCTGGCTAGATTTGAAGTTTTTGCAGTTGTTGCTATGA
- a CDS encoding tetratricopeptide repeat protein yields MISFKTSNSVAAIASLFLSLPIAGLVNTPLAIAQAENSGSTAQQLTPQQRQEQSRRVNELVRQGRDLMRSRNFSEAIAVYEQAAALEPDNARIHSAIGFAHAQERNYAAAVSAYRRAIELDSNNANFHYALGFCLANLGDNRGAAESYRRATTLEPNNLDANLGLGVVLSRLQDYEGALAAYQRAVTLRGANAARIYESMGEVLLLAARYREAAEMLQRAADLAPRRAEVQANLGVALVNSGRVQDGLSALRRAAELEPRNANIFLQIGDLYRAQGNLQEAIAFYQRATFAEPNSVDAHATLGNLLLEQENYLQAIITFRRLTELEPENGDAFYKLGVALRERDRRNEALAAFRSALRLYEQQGNTEGVAQAESMINKLN; encoded by the coding sequence GTGATTAGCTTTAAAACTTCTAACTCTGTGGCGGCGATCGCCAGCCTTTTTCTCTCTCTGCCTATTGCTGGCTTGGTCAACACTCCTCTGGCCATCGCCCAGGCTGAAAATTCTGGCAGCACGGCTCAACAACTGACTCCTCAGCAGCGACAGGAGCAGAGTCGGCGGGTCAACGAGCTAGTGCGGCAGGGGCGCGATCTGATGCGATCGCGCAATTTTAGCGAGGCGATCGCCGTCTACGAGCAGGCCGCAGCGCTAGAGCCAGACAACGCCCGCATCCACTCTGCGATTGGCTTCGCCCATGCCCAGGAGCGTAACTATGCGGCAGCCGTGTCGGCCTATCGTCGGGCGATCGAGCTAGATAGCAACAACGCCAACTTTCACTACGCGCTTGGCTTTTGTCTAGCCAACCTAGGAGACAATAGAGGCGCGGCTGAATCCTATCGACGAGCAACCACACTAGAACCCAATAATCTAGACGCTAATTTGGGCTTGGGCGTAGTCTTATCTCGCTTGCAAGACTACGAAGGCGCACTGGCTGCTTATCAAAGAGCAGTCACATTGCGGGGCGCAAATGCGGCCCGCATTTATGAATCGATGGGCGAGGTGCTGTTATTGGCAGCTCGCTATCGAGAAGCCGCAGAAATGCTGCAACGAGCCGCAGATCTAGCTCCCAGGCGGGCCGAGGTGCAGGCAAATCTGGGAGTGGCGCTGGTAAATTCGGGGCGGGTGCAGGATGGGTTGAGTGCGCTGCGCCGAGCCGCCGAACTGGAACCTCGGAATGCCAACATTTTTCTGCAAATTGGAGACTTGTATCGCGCCCAAGGAAACCTTCAGGAGGCGATCGCCTTTTATCAGCGGGCAACGTTTGCAGAGCCAAATTCAGTTGATGCCCATGCGACCTTAGGCAACTTATTGCTGGAGCAGGAGAATTATCTCCAGGCGATCATTACATTCCGGCGGTTGACAGAGCTAGAGCCTGAAAATGGAGATGCATTTTACAAGCTTGGTGTGGCGCTGAGGGAGCGCGATCGCCGGAACGAGGCCCTCGCAGCCTTTCGCAGCGCCCTCCGGCTTTATGAGCAGCAGGGCAACACAGAGGGCGTGGCACAGGCCGAATCGATGATCAATAAGCTGAATTAA